The following are from one region of the Atribacteraceae bacterium genome:
- a CDS encoding AzlC family ABC transporter permease encodes MARSVFACGVVFGALSRQTGLCPAQALMMSSLVFAGSSQLVALDMWRVPLPVLPIIFTTLVVNLRYLLMGAALDPWFSRLLPGKWYILLGAFSGSPVGMMSRRDD; translated from the coding sequence ATCGCCCGGAGTGTTTTTGCCTGCGGCGTGGTCTTCGGGGCCCTCTCCCGCCAAACGGGGCTTTGCCCCGCCCAGGCTCTCATGATGAGCAGCCTGGTTTTCGCTGGTTCGTCACAGCTTGTAGCTCTCGATATGTGGAGGGTTCCCCTGCCTGTTCTCCCCATCATCTTTACGACACTGGTGGTGAACCTCCGCTATCTCCTGATGGGTGCCGCGCTTGATCCCTGGTTTTCCCGGCTGCTTCCCGGTAAATGGTATATCCTGCTGGGGGCGTTCTCGGGTAGCCCCGTGGGAATGATGAGCCGCCGTGATGATTGA